Proteins encoded within one genomic window of Candidatus Eisenbacteria bacterium:
- a CDS encoding response regulator, with amino-acid sequence MGQPVRVQVPPSACAGPLPQGEARILHQGAARVHAVVNFRSRLDDSYMEGIRAEATMADDGAHILIVDDNDEVLATLSELLEAEGFRVTACGSGLAALLRIGLDRPSLVLLDLKLGDISGFDVHRVIRGDADLSDLPILFISGVYLDQELLRTRLNDPHARLLLKPVPESELVAEIERARLRGARPEAA; translated from the coding sequence ATGGGGCAACCCGTGCGGGTTCAAGTCCCGCCCTCCGCATGTGCCGGGCCTCTTCCTCAGGGAGAGGCCCGGATCCTTCATCAGGGGGCAGCCCGAGTGCATGCGGTCGTCAACTTCAGGTCGCGATTGGACGATTCATACATGGAGGGCATCCGAGCCGAGGCGACCATGGCCGATGACGGCGCGCACATCCTGATCGTCGATGACAACGACGAGGTTCTCGCCACTCTCTCCGAGCTTCTCGAGGCGGAAGGGTTTCGCGTCACCGCCTGCGGAAGCGGTCTCGCGGCGCTCCTCCGGATCGGTCTGGACCGCCCCAGCCTCGTCCTTCTCGATCTGAAGCTCGGCGACATCTCGGGGTTCGACGTGCACCGCGTCATCCGCGGGGACGCGGATCTCTCCGATCTTCCCATCCTGTTCATCTCGGGCGTCTATCTGGATCAGGAGCTGCTCCGCACCCGCCTCAACGATCCCCACGCGCGCCTTCTGCTCAAGCCGGTGCCCGAGAGCGAGCTCGTCGCCGAGATCGAGCGGGCCCGGTTGAGGGGCGCGCGGCCCGAGGCAGCCTAG
- the secG gene encoding preprotein translocase subunit SecG, translated as GLAGAFGGGGGNQTLFGGRGATTFLTKATWILGGGFMLTSLILALAIGQRETSSRPRSVLRDNPPIEQQASPQPGGTVPGSAIPVEPAPGGAPAGGGN; from the coding sequence GGACTTGCAGGGGCCTTCGGAGGCGGGGGAGGCAACCAGACCTTGTTCGGCGGGCGGGGAGCGACCACCTTCCTGACCAAGGCGACCTGGATACTGGGGGGCGGGTTCATGCTGACCAGCCTGATCCTCGCCCTGGCGATCGGACAACGCGAGACAAGCTCCAGGCCCAGGAGCGTCCTGCGCGACAATCCTCCCATAGAGCAGCAAGCGAGCCCGCAGCCCGGGGGCACGGTCCCGGGGAGCGCCATCCCGGTGGAGCCCGCGCCAGGCGGGGCGCCTGCCGGCGGCGGAAACTAG